The sequence CGCAGCGGGCGCGCGCTTGATGGTGCCCGCGTTGTTGACCAGGACATCGATGCGTACGGAGGCCAGCAACTCGGCTGCGGTGGCGAGGACGGCCTCGCGGTCGTCGAGCGCGGCGACGACGCAGGTCGCCGTCCGACCGAGGTCGCGTACCTCATCGGCGACCTCGTCGCAGTCACCGGCCGACCGGCCCCACAGCACGAGGTCGGCGCCGGCCTCGGCCAGCGCGAGCGCGCACGCTCGGCCGATGCCGGTGCGGGCGCCGGTGACGAGCGCGGTCTTCCCTGCCAGGCCGAAGGTGTGTTCGACCCACGTCATCGCAGCCGACGTCATCTCAACTCCGTGGTGACGACCGGGTCCATGTCGTTGTAGGCGAGGTTCTCCCCCGCGGTCGACCACACGAACTTGTACGGCGCGGTGCCGGCGCCGAAGTGCACCGACCACGGCGGGCTGATGATCGCCTCACGGTCGGCGACGATCATCGACCGGGTCTGGCCGGGCTGACCGGCGATGTGGACGACCCGCTCGCCGTCGGGGACGTCGAAGTAGAGGTAGCACTCGGTGCGCCGGTCGTGGGTGTGGCACGGCATCGTGTTCCAGACGTTGCCCGGCTCGATGGTCGTGATGCCGAGGGCGAGCTCGCAGGACGCGACGCCCTGGTCGTGGACGTACTTGCGCAGCGTCCGGAGGCTGGCCTTGTCGGCATCCCCAATGATCAACGTCTGGGCATCGGCGCGCTTGATCAGAGTGGTCGGGTGGGACAGGTGCGCGGGTGCGCTGACCAGGTAGAAGGTCGCGTCGCCGCTGACGCTGATCGAGACCGTGCCCGCGCCGACGTACACGATGTCCTCGGCTTCGACCTCGAAGGTCTGGCCGTCGACGGTGACCGTGCCGGTGCCGGAGAGGCAGACGACGCCGAGCTCGCGACGGTCGCAGAGGTTGATCGCCCGGACCTCGTCGGGGGCGGTGATCGCGAGGTTCGCGCCGTTGGGGACGGCACCTCCGAGCAGGATCCGGTCACTCTGGCTGAGCATCCAGCGCACCTCACCCGCGGCAAACAGGTCCTGGACGAGGAAGCGCTCCCGCATCTGCTCCGGCGTCAGGGTCGCGAACTCGTCCGGGTGGGTGGCGATGCGTACGTCTGTCATGGCGTGCACCCTGCCCGGGGCGTACGCGCCTCAGGTGATCTGGAGGTGGAGGGAAGGTGAACTGTTGGGCGAAGGTCGCCGGGCGGTCGGTGCGCGGAATAGCGCGGATGCGTACTGATCTGCCGAGATCAGGACGGTACTTTGAGCCGCAGATGGCATCGTGTGGCCATGCCGTACGAACCGAACCGACTGCTCCGTCGTCTGGTCGGGATGCGCCTGCTCTCAGTTGAGTTCATCCTCGACTACGTCATCGTCCGGTTCGACGGAGACGCCGGCGGGCCCCAGGCAGCGCTTACCTGCGAGTCCTTCCCACCGTCGAGATCTCGCCCTCGATATCTGTGGGTAACGGTTCGCCAACCTACGCGGATGCTCTACGGCAGTTGATCGGTGGCGAGGTGAAGGTAACCGAGGAGCAGGACGGGAAGGGTCTTCGTATCCAGGTCGAGTCAGGAGCCATAGTGGTGAACCCAGATGCGACCGATCTGGTCGGGCCAGAGATCGCAATGTTGCGATTCGAAGACGCCGAATGGATGTGTTGGCGCCCCGGCGAAGAGTCGTTCACTCATCTCGCCTGAAACACACTGACTTGCCGCAACTAACGTGGCCGTATGCGCCCCCTCGCTCGGGCGCGGGTAGACGCGGCGCGCGCTACAAACTGTGTCGTATGGACCGGATCCCAAGTACCCGGATCTGCCGCAGCGAACCCTCTATCGTGAGAGCGCCGTCGTTGCAGCGTCGAGTGTCGACCCGCCGTGGCGACTGACTTCGACGGATCGGGCAACGACCTCGATCAGGCACTCCTTGAGTGGCGCGATGTAATGCTCCAGAAGGTCGTATCGCCCTGGATCGTGCCTCGAATGGACAGCGTTCTGTGCTGCGAGGGTGTGAATTCGAGAGCTGTCCTGAACCAACCCGAGCCACAGGACGGTTCTTAGGCCGGCATCCCACAGCGGGTGCCCGGCGAGCGCTTCGTCGTTGGGCGCCCCGAACGTTGAGTAGGCGACGCCACGCCAGAGAAGGACCACGTTTCGTTCATCGGAATCGCTCGGGTGCGCGGCAACCGCGAGCGCCGTCACACCAAAATCGTTACTGACCATTACGGCGTCGGGCACGTTGGGGTCCCATTCGATGTTGATGCCACTCGGAACCACCCGCTCGCCCACAGCATCGACCGTAGCGAATGGATGTACAGGTGTCCCGTTCTGCCGCGAATACGTTTTGCCGCCCGGAACTAGGCCGGTCGGCGCCGATACCCACCTGCGAGCGCTCTCGCTGCGACGACGACGCCGATGAGCGCCTCGCCGATGTACGGCCGTGTCTCGTCGGGCGGTCCCTGGCCGACAGACCCTAGGACTGCAGATCCGTAGAGGAAAAGGACTGGTTCTAGGACCAGAAGCAGAGCTACTACTGCGACAAGGATTCCCCGACGCCGCGTCTTTCCAAGTAGTCCGCCGAATGCGCCGAAGAGCGGCCCGGAAACGAGCCCGGCTTCGAACCAGACCTTGTTCGCCTTCGTGACGAACCAGACGAGATGCATGAATGGCTGACCGTTCTCATTGCCCAAATGACCAAGCATCGTGATCGTCAATCCCACATAGAACGTTACGAGTGCTAGGACCGTTGCGCAGGTCCCGACGGCGGCGCCACGCCACACCGAGCGAGTCCACCAAGCAGGCAAGAGCGCCACGAGAAGCCACGGGGTTGAGATGTTGCCGATCGTTCCCCGAACGCCCCCGTTGTTTCCGTGGACCAGCCCGCCTAGGAATCCAAAGGCAGCCGCGCCCAACACGATGATCAGACCGCGGCGCAAACTCATGCCGGGAGGATTGCACAGCCTGGGCGCTGAACGAACGCATCTGCCGCGACTCGGACGCGGCGTGCTCTCAGACGACTAGATCGCGGCGAACCTCGAAGGTGTGCTTGCCGTCCGAGGTCTCGACCCCGTGACGGAGAGCAACGGTGACCGCGTCGTCCGTGGGCCCCGGTGCGATGTCGCAATCCAAGACCGCGGCGATTGGGTAGTGAGCATCGCTCGTGATCGTCGCCACTGACTCGAATATCGGTGGTTTGTCGAAGAGCGAGTGGGTTACCCCGTGAGCGTCGATCAAGTGAACTTCCACCCATCCGGGTTGCGGTTCGTCTGAGATCCAGCGAACAACCTGAGCCTTGACGCCGTCCATGGCATCGATGTTGTCACGACCTTCCTTCACACAACCGGATCTGCCGCGAATCGGTCGAGATCAGGGTGAGACTTCAAGGGACTACACCCAAAGTCGGACTCGACCGTAGGAGTGGCCGGATCGTGCCGTTTCGACCTCGTCGCACGAACGGCACACGCCCGCAATGTGGCTCGCCTAGCGTCGTTCTCATGATCGCTGAAGTTAAGCGGCGACTTCCATGAGACTCTGGCGAAGGATTCAACGCCGCTACCGTTGCCGCCGCAAATATGGCGGTGCCTGCCCCCACACCGAAAACCATACGCACCCGCTCCGCCTCTTCCGGAGCACCTCCTACTAGCGGCGCCAGTCGGGCCGATCGGCCTCCACCAAGGAGAGTTACGGAGAGGCACTCTCTTCCCGCGACTACGTCAGCCCATACGTCAAAGTGCAGACGACGACCAAGGCCCAGAGAATCGGCAGCACGATCAATACTCGACGGGCTGACTTCGCGGCCGCAGCCGGATTCACATGCCGCTCATATAGGGAACGGCCCGGCTGGTTCTCGTGCCAGAGATGCCATGCCAAGCCACTAACCGCGGCGGTCTCCGCCAGTAGGAAGAGCACGGTCCACATGACTCTGATCGTGGCACGGGAATGTCCTGCTCTGCCGCGATCAGTAGCGGCAGAGACGTCTCACCTGCACGTTCAAATCGACCAAAAGGACGATGCCTCGACCCGGCTGGCCGCGGGAGGATCGTAGGATCCAAAGGTTGAAGACGGAGGGGCATGGGGATGTCATCACATCGGGACCGGCCATGGGTCTACAAGGCGCTCATCGCTGCCGTCGTCGCTGCCGTCCTCGGCGGTTCGGTGTCGCCGGCAGATGCCGGCACCACGGCCTCGATCAGCGGGCGAGTCGTCGATGCCAGTACCGGCCTCGGAGTGGCCGGCGTGACCGTCGACGTCCTCATCAACAACAACAGTGGGCTGTGGGGTTCGCTCGGTGGCGCACCAATCGTGACTGCGGCAGACGGCACGTACACCGACTCCAACCTCCCCTACGGGACGTACCGGGTGAGTGTCGAAGCCTCCCAGGATCACGTCAGCCGGTGGTACGGCGGCGGGACGTCGCTGTCGACGGCGACGGACATCGCGGTTCATGAGGACCAGGCGACCACCGGCATCAACATCGCTGTCCCGGCCGCAGCACACATCACAGGCGAAGTCACCGGAGCCGACACCAGCGCTGGAGTCGGCCAGGTCTACGTGGTTGCGTACAAGTCGACGGATCTGAGTTATCCCGCCCGAAGCGCCTGGAGTGACGCGAACGGAACATACGATGTCGGCGGCCTCGACGCGGGGACCTACATCGTCTGCGCACGCACATCGCCACCGAGCCCCTATCTCTGGCAGTGCTGGCAAGCCGCTGCGGACACCAGCAGCGCACGACCCATCACCGTGCCCGCCGGTGCGACCATCGCCAACACCGACTTCGTGCTCGTACGCGGAGCAACCCTGACCGGAACCGTCACGATCGCCGGCAACGGGCCCGCAACCAGTGGCTACGTCGAGGTCTACCAACGTGACAGCCAGGGCGTCCTCTGGCAGAGGGGTCGTAGCGCGATTGGGAGCAACGGGTCCTACCAAGTGCTCGGCTTGCCGGCGGCCTCCCTCTTCGTCTCCTTCTCGGGCCCGGGGTTCGCGACCGAGTACTGGGAGAACGCGACCGACCTGGCGCACGCGACGCCGGTGCCGGTCACGGCTGGGTCCACGACAACCCTCAATGCGACGGTTGAGCCTCCGCCACCGCCACAGCTCGGCACGGTCACGGGGCGTGTCGTCGACTGGCAGGGCGCTCCGATCGCGGGGGCGACCGTCAATGTCGGGCAGCACAGCACGACAACACTCAGCGATGGGACCTACTCGCTCACCATCCCCGTCGGGACCTACGGCGCCTACTTCACCGCTCCCGGCTATCTCGAAGCGAACTACCAGCCCGCCGATCCGTCTGCCAGTAGTTACGTGACCGTCACCCTTGGCCAGACGACCGGCAACATCGACGCAACGCTCTACCCTCCGGCGCGGGCCTCGGGCACTGCCACGGACCCGGACGGTCATCCGCTGACCAACTTCGCCGTATGGGCGATGCGTCGCAACAGCAACGGGCACTGGGACACGGTCGGCTCAGCGGGCGGGAGCAGCACTGGGACCTGGCAGATCACCGGACTCCTGGGCGGCACCTACACGTTCGTGTTCCTGGCCGGACCCGGGCAAGGCCTCGCCACGACCTATCTCGGCGGGACTCACTCGATCGCCACGGCGCAGACGGTCGACGTACCCACCGGCGGTTCAACTGGGGACATCGCAGGTGTACTTGATCGAGCCGGAAGCATCAGCGGCACACTGACCTGGACCGGTATGTCGCTGGCCGCGCATCCGATCTCTGTGGTCAAGACCGCGCCCCAGGATTGGCTCAACGACCTCGTTCCGACCGTCACGACCCACGAGAACGGCACCTATACCGTCAACGACCTGGTCCCTGGAACGTACACGCTGACGTACTTCTGCGACGCCCCCCAGGTGTTCGGGCTCGCACCGGGCGCGACCCCGACTCCGTCGACCGTTCCAGTGGCGGCCACAAGGACGATCACCGTCACGAGTGGCGGGAGTGTGCGCGAAGACGTTGACGAGACCGGATGCCAGTTGGCCACCACCGCGAAGGCGACGACAGTCGGCGTCCCCCGAGTCGGGCGCACACTCACAGCGAGGGTCGGAACCTACCGGCCGTACGCAGTGCGGATCAGCATCACCTGGTTCCGTGGCACGCGGGCGACGACATTCCATGGTTCGACCTACCGGCTCACGAAGCTGGACCGCGGTCAGCGGATCTCTGCCCACGTTCGAGTCACACGGACCGGCTACCGGCCACTGACCTACGCCACGAGCCCCACGCACCCGATCGCCGCGGGATAGCGTCAATCCGGCCCTTCCCACGCAGCCGCCCTCACGTGCCGCAATCTGTCCTTGTGAGGACATAGTTCGGAAGTGCAGATCCGTAGGAGCCGAGGGAGTGACGACAACGGTCGGCGAGGTCGTTACGGTGCATGAATGACGGCACCAGAGGTCCTGAGTAGTCCCTCAATCCGTCACCATGTCCCTGGTTCGTCGTCTCCTGTTCGGTCTGCGTGAGAGGTCCACCGTGAGTTTTGTCGCCGTGAGCGGTCGTACGTTCGCTGCCGTCGCTGCCATCGCTGCGACGCTTGCCCTCACCGTGATGCCGTCGGCAGCACAGGCGGCCACCAGCCAGCCACCGACCCCGTCAATCGCGCACCCTTTGACCCACGTGCGTCTGGGCCATATTGGCGGGATCGTTCCCCAGCACAAGGGTGGGACCTTGCCGGGCAACCACCACGCTGCGGCGCCCCTGGCGTACGCGACGAGCCCGAGCGGTCAGGCTGCCCAAGCAGCTGCGACCGGGCCGAACACCCTGTACTTCCAGGGCGGCCAGACGATCAACGGGCAGCACAACCAGGACGTCTACACCGCCAAGCCCAAGGTGTATCTGGTCTTCTACGGCAACCAATGGGGCAACGAGACCACCAACGCGCAGGGCTACCAGGCGTTCAGCAACGACGCTGCCAACGCAGCTGTGGCAGCGCAGCAACTGTTCAAGGGTCTGGGCACCAACAACGAGTCGTGGTCGGGCGTGATGACCCAGTACTGCGACGGCCCCACCGTTGCGGTCAACGCGTCGGTGTGTCCGGCCGCGGCTCCTCATGTGGCGTACCCGACCGGCGGAGGCGTGTTGGCCGGGATCTGGTACGACAACTCCGGGCCGACGCCGACCACGGCTACCGGTGACCAACTCGCTGCCGAGGCCGTCGCCGCTGCGACGCACTTCGGCAACACCACCGCAGCCTCGAATCGCAACGCCATGTACATGGTGATGTCGCCCAAGGGCGCCAACCCGGACAACTACCTCAACGTGAACGCGGGTTGTGCGTGGCACTCGGACGCCTTCGACGCCAACAACAACTGGGTCCCGTTCACCAACCAGCCGTACAACCTGGACCTCAATAACCCGAGCGGGAACTGCGGCGAGTACTTCCTGGGCAATAGTGCCTCGGACATCAACGACGGCTACACGATCACTTTGGGTCACGAGTACGCCGAGACCCTGACCGATGAATACACGGGCTACGGCTGGTTGACCCCCACCGCCAGCGACGGTGGGGAGAACGGTGACCACTGTGCGTGGGACGCAACCAGTGCGTTCGTCAACTTCTCCAGCGGTGCGGTCGCGATGCAGCCGACGTGGTCCAACGACACCAACCGGTGCGACATGAGCCATGTCACCGTCGTGGCCAACACGGTCACGGTCACCAACCCGGGCAGCCAGTCCGGCACCGTCGGCACCGCGACGAGCCTTCAGATCAACGCAGCCGACTCCTCCTCCACTGCGACCGTGACCTACATGGCTACTGGTCTGCCAGCTGGCCTGTCGATCAGCACTTCGACGGGCCTGATCTCGGGAACGCCGACCGCCGCCGGGACATCCGCGGTCACGGTCACGGCAACAGACAACACCAGCGTCAGCGGCACGGCCTCCTTCAGTTGGACGATCGCGCCGGCGCCAACGCTGACCACCGGCGGCAACGCCACCGGTGCCACCTTCACGTCGAATGCGTCAGGAGCCCTGACCACGACCCCGCGGATCACCGCGGCCGCCAACTCCGTTGATGGATCCGTCATCACGATGAGCCCGACGGGCCTCCCGGCAGGACTCGCGCTCAACCGGATCGGCGCAGCAACCTCTGCGGCCGGGGTCCGTCCAGGCACGACCGAGCACGACGTCACCGGTCAGACGACGGTCACACCAGGTAGCTATCCCGTCACCGTGACCGTCAGCGACGGTCCCGGACATGCGGCCGACACCACGGTGTCGTTCACCATCGTGGTCCCGGACCCGGCGCTGATCGCTCCGAACGTGAACGTCCCACCGTTCCAGTCTGACAAGCCCTTCACGTACCAGATCCAGGCCAGCGGGGGCACCGGCGCGTACACGTACACCTTCATCCCGAACTCCCACACGCCACGCGGCGTGACCATGGACGCCAACGGACTGATCCATGCGAACGTGCCGATGAACAACGTCGACATCTCCACCGGCTGGACCTTCAGCTACCAGGCAACCGACGCCTACGGCGGTACTGCCCGCGGAACCGTCAATCTGACCCTGACCCCGGGTGACCTCTACTTCCGATGCCTCGGGACCACCAGCGCGCAGGCTGGCAACTGTGCCGCCCACAACCTGTCAGACCCGGCGGTCGGCGGCGTCGCACACGTCGGCCAAGCCTGGGCCACCCAGGTGATCAAGGTTGGGCGCGGATGGTCCGCCCCCAGCGGCTCCGGCGGAGGCGACCGCTTCACCCTCTACAAGGGCACTCTCCCCCCGGGGATGTGGCTCAGCCCGATCAACGGCTGGTACGGGAAGCAATACGTACTCATCGGAGGCACCCCTTCCCGAGCAGGTACGTACACCTTCCAGATCAAGGCGACCGACCAGCACGGCAACTACCAGGTCAGCTACTTCACGATCACAGTTCGATAGCCCGGCCTAAGTGTTTGCCGCCCCTTCAAGCGCCAGACTCGATCGCGACATCCGCTTGCGCTCTAGTCGTCACCGTGCGTCTTGAGTTGTCCCGCAACGTGACCGTCCACCGGCTCTCGCCGGACGGATTCGTGTGTGACTGGCTGATCTCGCCGGTCACCGGGCGGCCGTGTGAGGACCTCGGCCTCGTGGTCGATGCGGATGGGTCGCCGTGGGACCGGGACGGGAAGCTCGGTCGCTGGCGGCTGACCCAGGGACCGGATGTCGCTCCGGTGAAGGACGCGCTGTACGCGGCCGTCCGGCCCGCGCTCCCGGAGTCGGTTCCGACCACGGGCGACGATCTCGACCGCCACCACACCCCACCCAACGGCGTGATCGAGCGCAGCATCTTCTGCTACACCCCGACGTATCGCACGTTCACCGCGACGACCGTGCTCGAGGTGGACCAGCCCGAGACCCGGGTGCTGCGGTTCCGCTCGACCGGGCCGCTCCGTGTGTGGGTCGGCGGCGTACTCGTCCTCGACCATGCCGAGTTCGGCTACATGCACCCCTGGGTACGCGACGTCGAGGTGCTGCTTCCGTCCGGGGCGACGGAGGTCGCCGTCTGGTCGTTGAACGTTGCTCTGCGCGAAGTACGTCAGACCGTCTCGCTCCAGATCGTCGGGCTACCGGTCCGCGTACTGCTGCCGACTCCGGGGGCCGATCCGGTCCTCTCGGCTCAGGCAGAGGCATTGCTCGAAGGCGTCGGCGTACGGACCTGGGAGTCGGACGGCCAGTCGTTCGAACTCTCCGGACCGGTCGGCGCCAGGCTGCAGGTCAGCGTCAACGGTGCCTCCGCCGGAGTGGTCCAGCTCGGCGCGCAGGGCCGTGCGACGGTGACCGTCGACGAGGCGAAGGGTGACTCGTCACAGGCCTCGATGCTGGGTACTGGGGAGATGACCGTCCGGGTCGAGGTCGACGACGACCGCGCCGCGGCTCATCGCGACTTCCTGGTGGCGAACCTCCCGTTCGAAATCCGCGACGAGCCGGTCGGCGGCCCCGAGGACTGGCGCCTCGAACTGCTCACGCATGTGGCGGCGTCGACCGGCTCCGCGCGCGCACTGGCCCGCGCCGCCCTCAGCGCGGATGGGATCGCAGTCACCGAGGACGACCTGGCCACGGCGCTGCAGTTCATCGCCGATCGTTGCGACTGCGCCGACTTCGAGACCGTCGGTCTGATGCTGCTGTGGCACCGGGTCCCGGCTGAGCGCTGGGAGCTGGGCCTGCGCGACCGCGTACGCGACGCACTGCTCGGCTTCAAGTACTGGATCGACCAGCCCGGCCTCGACGCCATGTGCTACTTCACCGAGAACCATCAAATGGTCTGGCACACCGCCGAGACGCTGGTCGGCGAGGTGTTCGCGGATGAGAAGTTCACCAATGCCGGCTGGACCGGGGCCGAGCACGCGGCCCATGGCAGCGCGATGGCGCTCGCCTGGATCCGTCGCAAACTCACGTCCGGCTTCAGTGAGTTCGACTCCAATGCGTACCTCGCCATCGACGCGCTCGCCCTCGTCGCCCTCGTCGATCACGCCTCCGACCAGAGTCTCCGGACGGCCGCTCGTACGCTCCTCGACAAGGTGCTGCTGACGCTGGCGACCAACTCCTGGCGAGGTGTCCACGGAGCCGCGCACGGCCGGTCGTACACCCCGACACTCCGCGCCGCGTGCCTGGAGGAAACCGCCCCGATCATGTGGTGGGCCTGGGGCATGGGCGCTCTCAACGAGGCTGTCCTGCCGGCCACCGCGTTGGCGACGTCGCCGAGCTACGCCGTCCCCGAGGTCGTACGCGCCATCGCCACCGATGCCGACGCCGACTGGACCGGCACCCAGCACTACGAGGGCGCGTACGCGTTCGAACGCGACCTGTTGGTCCGCGACTACGCCTCCGACATGGTCATCCGCCGGGGCCGCGGCGGCATGGTCGCCTCGGTCCAGGATTACCGCTACGGCCTGCCCGGCCTGCAGGAACACGTCTGGGGCATCACCCTGCCGGGGCAGCTCCAGGTCTGGGCGGTTGCACCGGCGGCGTACAACCACGGCTCCCACACCCGCCCCAGCGGCTGGGTCGGGAACCTTGTGCTCCCCCGGGTCCGCCAGCACGATCGGACGGTGATTGCGCTGTATGCCGAAGCCTCCGCGCCGACCCTGCCCGCGGTGCATCTGTGGTTCCCTGCCGACCGGTTCGAGGAATGGGCCGAGTACGGCGAATGGCTGATCGGACGTCGCGGGGTCGGCCTGGTGGCGGTCGCCGCCGAAGGCGGGTTCGAGCCGGACCGAACCGGCGACGAAGCCTGGCAGCGCTGGGTGCCGCGGACCGGTCGGTCGCTGGTCGCGGTGCACGGGGATGACTCGATCGGGTCGCTGGAGGACTTCGCCGACTCGCTGCCGACGCTGACGTGGCGCCGGGATGGCGGTGCCCTTGTCGACGGGCCCGCCTCACTC comes from Nocardioides baekrokdamisoli and encodes:
- the kduI gene encoding 5-dehydro-4-deoxy-D-glucuronate isomerase, coding for MTDVRIATHPDEFATLTPEQMRERFLVQDLFAAGEVRWMLSQSDRILLGGAVPNGANLAITAPDEVRAINLCDRRELGVVCLSGTGTVTVDGQTFEVEAEDIVYVGAGTVSISVSGDATFYLVSAPAHLSHPTTLIKRADAQTLIIGDADKASLRTLRKYVHDQGVASCELALGITTIEPGNVWNTMPCHTHDRRTECYLYFDVPDGERVVHIAGQPGQTRSMIVADREAIISPPWSVHFGAGTAPYKFVWSTAGENLAYNDMDPVVTTELR
- a CDS encoding carboxypeptidase-like regulatory domain-containing protein, with amino-acid sequence MSSHRDRPWVYKALIAAVVAAVLGGSVSPADAGTTASISGRVVDASTGLGVAGVTVDVLINNNSGLWGSLGGAPIVTAADGTYTDSNLPYGTYRVSVEASQDHVSRWYGGGTSLSTATDIAVHEDQATTGINIAVPAAAHITGEVTGADTSAGVGQVYVVAYKSTDLSYPARSAWSDANGTYDVGGLDAGTYIVCARTSPPSPYLWQCWQAAADTSSARPITVPAGATIANTDFVLVRGATLTGTVTIAGNGPATSGYVEVYQRDSQGVLWQRGRSAIGSNGSYQVLGLPAASLFVSFSGPGFATEYWENATDLAHATPVPVTAGSTTTLNATVEPPPPPQLGTVTGRVVDWQGAPIAGATVNVGQHSTTTLSDGTYSLTIPVGTYGAYFTAPGYLEANYQPADPSASSYVTVTLGQTTGNIDATLYPPARASGTATDPDGHPLTNFAVWAMRRNSNGHWDTVGSAGGSSTGTWQITGLLGGTYTFVFLAGPGQGLATTYLGGTHSIATAQTVDVPTGGSTGDIAGVLDRAGSISGTLTWTGMSLAAHPISVVKTAPQDWLNDLVPTVTTHENGTYTVNDLVPGTYTLTYFCDAPQVFGLAPGATPTPSTVPVAATRTITVTSGGSVREDVDETGCQLATTAKATTVGVPRVGRTLTARVGTYRPYAVRISITWFRGTRATTFHGSTYRLTKLDRGQRISAHVRVTRTGYRPLTYATSPTHPIAAG
- a CDS encoding putative Ig domain-containing protein, whose protein sequence is MSFVAVSGRTFAAVAAIAATLALTVMPSAAQAATSQPPTPSIAHPLTHVRLGHIGGIVPQHKGGTLPGNHHAAAPLAYATSPSGQAAQAAATGPNTLYFQGGQTINGQHNQDVYTAKPKVYLVFYGNQWGNETTNAQGYQAFSNDAANAAVAAQQLFKGLGTNNESWSGVMTQYCDGPTVAVNASVCPAAAPHVAYPTGGGVLAGIWYDNSGPTPTTATGDQLAAEAVAAATHFGNTTAASNRNAMYMVMSPKGANPDNYLNVNAGCAWHSDAFDANNNWVPFTNQPYNLDLNNPSGNCGEYFLGNSASDINDGYTITLGHEYAETLTDEYTGYGWLTPTASDGGENGDHCAWDATSAFVNFSSGAVAMQPTWSNDTNRCDMSHVTVVANTVTVTNPGSQSGTVGTATSLQINAADSSSTATVTYMATGLPAGLSISTSTGLISGTPTAAGTSAVTVTATDNTSVSGTASFSWTIAPAPTLTTGGNATGATFTSNASGALTTTPRITAAANSVDGSVITMSPTGLPAGLALNRIGAATSAAGVRPGTTEHDVTGQTTVTPGSYPVTVTVSDGPGHAADTTVSFTIVVPDPALIAPNVNVPPFQSDKPFTYQIQASGGTGAYTYTFIPNSHTPRGVTMDANGLIHANVPMNNVDISTGWTFSYQATDAYGGTARGTVNLTLTPGDLYFRCLGTTSAQAGNCAAHNLSDPAVGGVAHVGQAWATQVIKVGRGWSAPSGSGGGDRFTLYKGTLPPGMWLSPINGWYGKQYVLIGGTPSRAGTYTFQIKATDQHGNYQVSYFTITVR
- a CDS encoding PA14 domain-containing protein — protein: MRLELSRNVTVHRLSPDGFVCDWLISPVTGRPCEDLGLVVDADGSPWDRDGKLGRWRLTQGPDVAPVKDALYAAVRPALPESVPTTGDDLDRHHTPPNGVIERSIFCYTPTYRTFTATTVLEVDQPETRVLRFRSTGPLRVWVGGVLVLDHAEFGYMHPWVRDVEVLLPSGATEVAVWSLNVALREVRQTVSLQIVGLPVRVLLPTPGADPVLSAQAEALLEGVGVRTWESDGQSFELSGPVGARLQVSVNGASAGVVQLGAQGRATVTVDEAKGDSSQASMLGTGEMTVRVEVDDDRAAAHRDFLVANLPFEIRDEPVGGPEDWRLELLTHVAASTGSARALARAALSADGIAVTEDDLATALQFIADRCDCADFETVGLMLLWHRVPAERWELGLRDRVRDALLGFKYWIDQPGLDAMCYFTENHQMVWHTAETLVGEVFADEKFTNAGWTGAEHAAHGSAMALAWIRRKLTSGFSEFDSNAYLAIDALALVALVDHASDQSLRTAARTLLDKVLLTLATNSWRGVHGAAHGRSYTPTLRAACLEETAPIMWWAWGMGALNEAVLPATALATSPSYAVPEVVRAIATDADADWTGTQHYEGAYAFERDLLVRDYASDMVIRRGRGGMVASVQDYRYGLPGLQEHVWGITLPGQLQVWAVAPAAYNHGSHTRPSGWVGNLVLPRVRQHDRTVIALYAEASAPTLPAVHLWFPADRFEEWAEYGEWLIGRRGVGLVAVAAEGGFEPDRTGDEAWQRWVPRTGRSLVAVHGDDSIGSLEDFADSLPTLTWRRDGGALVDGPASLELDWNGPFLVDGSAADVARPPHLTNPACTVVDGTDPVVVRWGGRELVLPALADEGNTV